In Carya illinoinensis cultivar Pawnee chromosome 9, C.illinoinensisPawnee_v1, whole genome shotgun sequence, the following are encoded in one genomic region:
- the LOC122275475 gene encoding probable LRR receptor-like serine/threonine-protein kinase At1g07650: protein MTSLNHSPKITSFTFLMLTLLMCIGPKNVRAQAGRLPDSEVEALQEIAAQLGKQDWNFRVNPCNDSSWITPFSEERPLYNNTVNCNCSYPNGVCHVVKIFLKGQDLGGTLPPAVVNLPYLKAIDLNRNYLSGSIPREWASTKLEYLSISANNLSGRIDYLGNITTLQALSIESNLFSGPIPPELGNLVDLETLILNANNLTGELPTALTNLTRLKILRISSNNFTGRMPDFFQSWKQLQALEIQASGLKGPIPSSISVLTNLTELRISDLIGEGSPFPPLQNMGELGKLMLRSCNISGKIPPYISEMTKLKRLDLSFNRLEGEIPNFGGLTSLDTIYLTGNLLNGPIPEWIKGRDSRYQIDVSYNNFSASSAPNTCPDTLNLFRSFSGTDNSILTECLRDNPCSKDLYSLHINCGGNATTIGRIKYEADLEQGGAAKFVLMKDYTWGFSSTGDFWDVWSTSKDYIAENVSMLRMNDFELYKNARLSPLSLTYYVRCLAKGNYTVKLHFAEIILRNNRSFHSVGRRIFDVYIQDKLVLKDFDIEKEAGGVDKPVIRNFTAVVTNKTLEIRFYWAGKGTQDVPRRGTYGALISAISIDSNFHPPDDRKRKIFLALGTVLLVSILVFTILGILRWKGYLGGRTSREQDLKGLDLQTGFFTFRQIKAATNNFDAANKLGEGGFGSVYKGTLLDGTIIAVKQLSSKSKQGNREFVNEIGMISGLQHPNLVRLYGCCIERNQLLLVYEYMENNSLAHALFGPEEGPMKLDWHTRHKICVGIARGLAFLHEESPLKIVHRDIKTTNVLLDKDLNPKISDFGLAKLDEEENTHISTRVAGTIGYMAPEYALWGYLTYKADVYSFGIVALELVAGKNNMKFRPTDDFVCLLDWALVLQQKGNLMELVDPRLGSNFSKEEAVRMVKVALLCTNPSPALRPTMSAVVSMLEGRTAVHELVMDPSIYGDELRFKALRDQFDQILGQSSTDVQTTQSLRYNSTDATWIGSSTTLSSKS from the exons atgacatcCCTGAATCATAGTCCAAAGATCACCAGCTTTACTTTTCTCATGCTTACACTGCTCATGTGCATAGGACCTAAGAATGTCAGAGCACAAGCTGGGCGTCTTCCAGATTCTGAAG TGGAAGCCCTTCAAGAAATAGCTGCACAACTGGGGAAGCAAGACTGGAACTTCCGCGTAAATCCATGCAATGACTCAAGCTGGATAACACCATTTTCAGAAGAGAGGCCATTGTACAACAATACTGTCAACTGCAATTGTTCCTATCCCAATGGTGTATGCCACGTGGTTAAGAT ATTTCTTAAAGGGCAGGATCTTGGAGGGACACTTCCACCTGCAGTGGTGAACCTACCCTACCTTAAGGCAAT TGATCTCAATAGGAACTACCTCAGTGGTTCAATACCAAGAGAATGGGCTTCTACAAAGCTGGAATATTT GTCCATCAGTGCAAACAACTTATCAGGACGCATTGACTACTTGGGAAACATCACCACTCTTCAAGCTCT GAGCATAGAAAGCAACCTGTTTTCTGGACCCATTCCCCCTGAGCTTGGAAACTTGGTTGACTTAGAGACTCT CATTCTTAACGCTAACAATCTCACTGGAGAGTTGCCCACTGCTCTCACAAATCTGACCAGATTAAAAATCCT GAGGATTAGCAGTAACAACTTCACCGGAAGAATGCCTGATTTCTTTCAAAGCTGGAAACAACTTCAGGCATT AGAGATTCAAGCCAGTGGTCTTAAGGGGCCAATTCCTTCTAGCATTTCAGTCCTCACTAATTTGACCGAGCT AAGGATTAGTGACTTAATTGGAGAGGGTTCACCTTTTCCACCGTTACAAAACATGGGAGAACTGGGAAAATT GATGTTGAGGAGCTGTAATATCTCTGGAAAAATCCCTCCATATATCTCAGAAATGACAAAGCTGAAAAGATT AGATCTGAGTTTCAACAGATTGGAAGGAGAGATTCCAAATTTTGGAGGTCTAACAAGCTTGGACACTAT ATATTTGACAGGTAACTTGCTCAATGGACCTATTCCAGAATGGATCAAGGGAAGAGATAGCCGCTA CCAAATAGATGTTTCTTACAACAATTTTTCTGCAAGCTCTGCACCGAATACTTGTCCAGACACCCT AAATTTGTTCAGAAGCTTTTCTGGAACAGACAACTC AATTCTTACGGAGTGTCTGAGGGACAATCCATGCTCCAAAG ATCTTTACTCTTTGCATATAAATTGTGGTGGAAATGCAACAACTATTGGAAGAATCAAGTATGAAGCGGATTTAGAACAGGGAGGTGCTGCAAAATTTGTTCTAATGAAAGATTATACTTGGGGCTTTAGTAGCACTGGAGATTTCTGGGATGTTTGGAGTACCTCCAAGGACTATATTGCAGAAAATGTATCCATGCTCAGAATGAACGATTTTGAATTGTACAAGAATGCACGTCTCTCTCCACTTTCTCTCACATATTATGTGCGCTGCTTGGCAAAGGGAAACTATACTGTAAAACTTCACTTTGCGGAGATAATTCTAAGGAACAACAGATCCTTTCATAGTGTTGGAAGACGGATTTTTGATGTTTATATCCAG GATAAACTCGTTCTGAAGgattttgatattgaaaaaGAAGCAGGAGGAGTCGACAAACCAGTCATTAGGAATTTTACTGCAGTTGTTACAAATAAAACTTTGGAAATCCGCTTTTATTGGGCTGGAAAAGGGACACAAGATGTCCCAAGGAGAGGAACATATGGTGCTCTTATATCAGCTATCTCCATAGACTCTA ATTTCCATCCTCCTGATGATAGGAAAAGGAAGATATTTCTCGCACTTGGAACTGTACTTTTGGTGTCAATCCTAGTTTTCACGATTTTAGGAATTCTTCGATGGAAAGGCTATTTAGGAGGCAGGACATCACGGGAACAAG ATCTAAAAGGATTAGATCTGCAAACTGGTTTTTTTACCTTCAGGCAAATCAAAGCAGCCACAAACAACTTTGATGCTGCAAACAAGCTTGGGGAAGGTGGCTTTGGATCTGTATACAAG GGAACGTTATTGGATGGTACCATAATTGCTGTTAAGCAACTTTCGTCTAAATCAAAGCAAGGAAATCGAGAATTCGTGAATGAGATAGGCATGATATCTGGTTTACAGCATCCAAATCTCGTTAGACTGTATGGATGCTGCATTGAACGGAATCAACTGTTGTTGGTATATGAATACATGGAAAACAATAGCCTTGCACATGCTTTGTTTG GTCCAGAGGAAGGCCCAATGAAATTGGACTGGCatacaagacacaaaatatgtGTCGGCATAGCAAGAGGTCTGGCTTTCCTGCATGAGGAATCGCCTCTGAAAATTGTTCATAGGGACATTAAAACTACTAATGTACTACTGGATAAGGATCTTAACCCTAAGATTTCCGACTTTGGATTGGCTAAGCTTGATGAAGAGGAAAACACCCACATTAGCACCCGAGTCGCAGGAACTAT AGGATACATGGCCCCAGAATATGCATTATGGGGGTATTTAACATATAAAGCAGATGTATATAGTTTTGGGATTGTTGCATTGGAACTTGTTGCTGGAAAGAACAACATGAAATTCCGTCCAACAGATGATTTTGTGTGTCTTCTTGATTGG GCCCTTGTTTTACAACAAAAAGGGAATTTGATGGAGTTGGTGGATCCAAGGTTGGGATCTAACTTCAGTAAAGAAGAGGCAGTAAGAATGGTTAAAGTTGCTTTATTATGTACTAATCCATCACCAGCGCTTCGGCCCACCATGTCTGCAGTAGTGAGCATGCTTGAAGGTCGAACTGCTGTTCATGAGTTGGTTATGGATCCAAGTATTTATGGCGATGAGTTGAGATTTAAGGCTTTAAGAGACCAGTTTGATCAAATCTTAGGACAGAGCTCAACCGATGTTCAGACTACTCAGAGTCTTCGTTATAATTCAACGGATGCAACGTGGATCGGCTCCTCCACTACATTATCAAGCAAATCTTGA